In Acipenser ruthenus chromosome 15, fAciRut3.2 maternal haplotype, whole genome shotgun sequence, a genomic segment contains:
- the LOC131697559 gene encoding complement C1q tumor necrosis factor-related protein 7-like: MVFTASPKITLLLASLLCFQTVSAGHCQHSAFTYRFNELRNYQCCQPIRFNIPIYNEGGDYNPGTGVFTCRLPGLYYFTFQTQVYNMDLYIKMVHNGHTYLEWFDRYIAPDEDNASGATLIPLQRGDTVYLEMHQGKNGMWGNAIFTGFALHVDGCDQ; the protein is encoded by the exons ATGGTGTTCACGGCCAGTCCTAAGATTACCCTGCTCCTGGCCTCACTCCTCTGTTTCCAAACAGTCAGCGCAG GACATTGCCAGCATTCTGCCTTCACCTACCGGTTCAACGAGTTACGCAATTACCAGTGCTGCCAGCCCATTAGATTTAACATACCCATATACAATGAGGGAGGGGACTACAACCCAGGCACAGGCGTCTTTACATGCAGGCTCCCCGGGCTGTATTACTTTACCTTTCAGACGCAGGTCTACAACATGGATCTGTACATCAAGATGGTGCACAACGGGCACACCTACCTGGAGTGGTTCGACCGCTACATTGCTCCTGATGAAGATAATGCCTCAGGCGCTACTCTGATTCCACTGCAAAGAGGAGACACTGTGTACCTGGAGATGCATCAAGGCAAGAATGGCATGTGGGGCAATGCAATCTTCACAGGCTTTGCACTGCATGTAGATGGTTGTGATCAGTGA
- the LOC117421909 gene encoding glutathione peroxidase 2-like, translated as MAYIAKTFYDLHATKLDGDSVDFNIFRGRVVLIENVASLUGTTTRDYTQLNELQSKYPHRLTVLGFPCNQFGYQENCQNEEILNSLQYVRPGGGFHPNFTMFQKCVVNGKDTHPVFAYLKDKLPYPDDDPTSYIQDPRFIIWSPVNRSDIAWNFEKFLIGPEGEPFKRYSKKFKTIDIEPDIQRLLKLTK; from the exons ATGGCCTATATCGCAAAGACCTTCTACGACCTGCATGCTACGAAGCTGGACGGGGACAGCGTGGATTTCAACATCTTTCGGGGGAGAGTCGTCCTGATTGAGAACGTGGCTTCTCTCTGAGGGACAACCACAAGGGACTACACCCAGCTAAATGAGCTGCAGAGCAAGTACCCTCATCGGCTCACTGTGCTGGGGTTCCCCTGTAACCAGTTTGGATACCAG GAAAACTGTCAGAATGAAGAAATCCTGAATTCACTGCAGTATGTGCGCCCGGGAGGGGGTTTCCATCCCAATTTCACCATGTTTCAGAAATGCGTGGTAAACGGAAAGGATACTCACCCGGTCTTTGCTTACCTGAAAGACAAGCTGCCTTACCCAGACGACGACCCCACCTCCTACATCCAAGACCCCAGGTTCATTATCTGGAGCCCCGTGAACAGATCCGACATCGCCTGGAATTTCGAGAAGTTTCTGATTGGTCCTGAGGGAGAGCCGTTCAAACGCTACAGTAAAAAGTTTAAAACCATTGACATAGAGCCGGACATCCAGAGACTCCTAAAACTAACCAAATAG